A single window of Lutzomyia longipalpis isolate SR_M1_2022 chromosome 1, ASM2433408v1 DNA harbors:
- the LOC129786732 gene encoding uncharacterized protein LOC129786732, giving the protein MHSAWNLNTLPAQNPVPHLSHISIPAHMIPTVGGIQTSVGGSQVVGSGGVSVVAGNSSSSGASGGSGNNGNSDPSQEDKRRRMEHERLVAAAADRDSRERERENVKRNSTVCGSKSNREHTTCKLGFNEHQRKVQVTTIVEFQLYHRRQKQDEKMRNPVQ; this is encoded by the exons ATGCATTCAGCATGGAATCTGAATACCCTGCCGGCACAGAATCCAGTTCCGCACTTGTCCCACATCAGTATACCTGCGCATATGATACCCACGGTGGGTGGTATCCAGACATCAGTGGGGGGAAGCCAAGTGGTGGGTAGTGGTGGTGTTAGTGTAGTGGCAGGAAATTCAAGTAGTAGTGGTGCTAGTGGGGGAAGTGGAAATAATGGGAATAGTGATCCGAGTCAGGAGGACAAACGCCGTCGGATGGAGCACGAACGACTCGTGGCTGCTGCAGCGGATCGGGATAGTAGGGAGCGAGAACGGGAGAACGTGAAAAGGAACTCGACCGTCTGCGGCAGCAAGAGCAACAGAGAGCATACTACATGCAAACTGGG GTTCAACGAGCACCAACGAAAAGTGCAAGTGACTACCATCGTGGAATTTCAATTGTACCACCGCCGTCAAAAACAAGACGAGAAGATGAGAAACCCAGTCCAATGA